The Methanoculleus thermophilus genome contains a region encoding:
- a CDS encoding NAD(P)-dependent alcohol dehydrogenase → MKGLAMLKIGEIGWIEKERPACGPRDAIVRPLALAPCTSDVHTVWEGAIGERRNLILGHEALGIVDEVGDEVKDFKPGDRVIVPAITPDWETEAAQRGFPSQTGGPLGGWKFSNTKDGVFAEYFHVNLADYNLAHLPEGMSLEAGVMLPDMLSTGFMGAENARIGFGSTVAVLGIGPVGLSAVAGARLRGAGRIFAVGTRPAAVKVAKEYGATDIISYREGSTVDQILDKTGGAGVDAVIVAGGGPEVMMDAINVAKPGSVISNINYFGSGIGDQDIIPLPRVGWGYGMADKNIVTGLCPGGRVRMERLADVVMCGRMDPSLMATHVFKGFDRLKDALLLMKEKPRDLIKPVVIVEE, encoded by the coding sequence ATGAAAGGCCTGGCTATGCTGAAGATCGGGGAGATCGGATGGATCGAGAAAGAGCGGCCCGCCTGCGGTCCGCGGGACGCTATCGTCAGACCGCTGGCGCTCGCGCCCTGCACGTCCGACGTCCACACCGTCTGGGAGGGGGCGATCGGCGAGCGGCGCAACCTCATCCTGGGGCACGAAGCGCTCGGGATCGTCGACGAAGTGGGGGATGAGGTCAAAGACTTCAAACCCGGCGACCGGGTCATCGTCCCGGCGATCACCCCCGACTGGGAGACGGAAGCAGCACAGCGCGGATTCCCGTCGCAGACCGGCGGCCCGCTTGGAGGCTGGAAGTTCTCGAATACCAAGGACGGTGTATTCGCCGAGTACTTCCACGTGAACCTGGCTGACTACAACCTCGCGCACCTCCCGGAGGGGATGTCCCTTGAGGCCGGGGTCATGCTCCCGGACATGCTTAGCACCGGGTTCATGGGCGCGGAGAATGCCAGGATCGGGTTCGGCTCCACGGTGGCCGTCCTCGGCATCGGGCCAGTCGGCCTCTCCGCCGTCGCCGGAGCGAGGCTTCGGGGAGCGGGGAGGATCTTTGCCGTCGGCACGAGGCCCGCCGCTGTTAAGGTGGCGAAGGAGTACGGCGCGACGGATATCATCAGTTACAGGGAGGGAAGCACCGTCGACCAGATCCTCGATAAGACCGGCGGTGCGGGCGTCGACGCCGTGATCGTCGCCGGCGGCGGGCCGGAGGTCATGATGGACGCAATCAACGTGGCAAAACCCGGTTCGGTCATCTCGAACATCAACTACTTCGGTTCGGGCATCGGCGACCAGGACATCATACCCCTCCCGCGGGTCGGCTGGGGGTACGGCATGGCCGACAAGAACATCGTAACAGGGCTCTGCCCCGGTGGACGGGTGAGGATGGAGCGGCTGGCCGACGTCGTGATGTGCGGGCGGATGGACCCCTCGCTCATGGCGACGCACGTCTTCAAGGGTTTCGACAGACTAAAAGATGCCCTTCTCCTGATGAAGGAGAAGCCGAGAGACCTGATCAAGCCGGTCGTCATCGTGGAGGAATAG
- a CDS encoding M24 family metallopeptidase: MECKTPASELRNRMERFRDRMDAENPLWEFAAIFGRVNQFYFTGTMQDAVLLIPRGDEAVLWVRRSYERALDESLFSEIRPMRSFRDAAAGMGACPATVHVETEVVPLALLERFRKHFPFHEVKPLDAQAAAVRARKSAYELAIMEQAGKIHRRVLEDCVPAMLAEGLSEAELGGEVYSLLVREGHHGIARFGMFGTEMVLGQLGFGENSIYPTSFDGPGGSRGMAPGAPVLGSRERKLKPGDLVFLDCACGVQGYHTDKTMTYVFRGSLPREAIEAHHRCVEIQNEAAAMLRPGITPEEIYDTIIGSLEPAFLENFMGYGERRVQFLGHGIGLVVDEMPVIARGFHEPLEEGMVIALEPKKGIRGVGMVGVENTFVVTRGGGRCITGTNPGLIPVE, from the coding sequence ATGGAGTGTAAGACCCCCGCCTCAGAACTCCGCAACCGCATGGAGCGCTTTCGGGACCGCATGGATGCCGAGAACCCGTTATGGGAGTTTGCCGCGATCTTTGGGAGGGTGAACCAGTTCTACTTCACCGGGACGATGCAGGACGCCGTCCTCCTCATCCCGCGCGGCGATGAGGCCGTCCTCTGGGTGCGCCGGAGTTACGAGCGGGCGCTCGACGAGTCGCTCTTTTCCGAGATTCGGCCGATGAGAAGTTTCCGCGACGCGGCGGCCGGGATGGGGGCATGCCCGGCGACGGTCCACGTCGAGACGGAGGTCGTCCCTCTTGCGCTGCTTGAGCGGTTCCGAAAGCACTTCCCCTTCCATGAGGTAAAACCGCTCGATGCACAGGCAGCAGCGGTCCGGGCGAGGAAGAGCGCCTATGAACTTGCGATCATGGAGCAAGCGGGGAAGATCCACCGGCGCGTCCTCGAGGACTGCGTTCCCGCGATGCTTGCGGAAGGATTGAGCGAGGCCGAACTCGGCGGGGAGGTCTACTCGCTCCTGGTCCGGGAGGGGCATCACGGGATTGCGCGGTTTGGTATGTTCGGGACGGAGATGGTCCTTGGGCAGCTCGGCTTTGGGGAGAACTCCATCTATCCGACCAGTTTCGATGGGCCGGGGGGTTCCCGCGGGATGGCCCCCGGCGCCCCGGTCCTCGGCAGCCGGGAGCGAAAACTCAAGCCCGGAGATCTGGTCTTCCTCGACTGCGCGTGCGGGGTGCAGGGCTACCACACCGACAAGACTATGACGTACGTCTTTCGCGGATCGCTGCCTCGCGAGGCAATCGAGGCGCATCACCGATGCGTGGAGATCCAGAACGAGGCGGCCGCGATGCTTCGGCCCGGGATTACCCCGGAAGAGATCTACGATACGATCATCGGCAGCCTCGAACCCGCGTTCCTCGAGAACTTCATGGGCTATGGGGAGCGGCGGGTGCAGTTCCTGGGCCACGGCATCGGTCTCGTCGTGGACGAGATGCCGGTCATCGCCCGCGGCTTTCATGAGCCGCTCGAAGAGGGGATGGTCATCGCCCTCGAACCCAAGAAAGGAATTAGGGGTGTCGGGATGGTCGGGGTAGAGAACACCTTCGTCGTCACCCGTGGGGGCGGGCGGTGCATCACCGGGACGAACCCCGGCCTGATCCCGGTCGAGTGA
- a CDS encoding class I SAM-dependent methyltransferase: MQNLARQRDAWDEEITRHHRHPLRAVIDDEDLNNVYIDSSQKRLISKAVQIEPHFTVLDYGCGVGRWTLWFAQQVHHVVGVDISPKMVEVARQAADEAGIRNVEHHVIDDLPLPFRDGMFDLVNVVWVLRYITDGDELTRTVQEICRVIRPGGYVTLIELTTRGEPVFKTHDDESSAPRVYRRWEQYQSLFEECGMTMKENAISSASPLYWFYFAARNAARRRDLPDLLSPMAPLFVSVSLATEGLTTGLMQILPERDFFWCRHRFLCFEKPAIQT; the protein is encoded by the coding sequence ATGCAGAATTTAGCCCGTCAACGCGATGCCTGGGACGAGGAAATTACACGGCATCATCGTCACCCGCTTAGAGCTGTGATTGATGACGAAGACCTGAATAATGTCTACATCGATAGCAGCCAGAAACGTCTCATTTCAAAAGCAGTCCAGATAGAGCCACACTTTACGGTACTCGATTATGGGTGCGGAGTTGGCCGGTGGACGCTCTGGTTCGCCCAGCAGGTCCACCATGTTGTCGGTGTGGACATCTCACCGAAGATGGTGGAAGTGGCACGGCAGGCAGCGGACGAAGCAGGCATCCGCAACGTCGAACACCACGTCATCGATGACCTTCCGCTTCCCTTCAGGGACGGTATGTTCGACCTGGTTAATGTCGTCTGGGTCTTGCGGTATATCACCGACGGCGATGAACTGACACGCACTGTTCAAGAGATCTGCCGCGTGATCCGGCCGGGCGGCTATGTCACGCTCATTGAGTTAACCACAAGGGGAGAACCGGTATTCAAGACACACGATGATGAGTCCAGCGCACCGAGGGTATACCGGAGATGGGAGCAGTATCAATCGCTCTTCGAGGAGTGTGGTATGACAATGAAGGAGAACGCGATCTCAAGCGCATCGCCCCTCTACTGGTTTTATTTCGCCGCCCGCAACGCCGCACGACGCCGAGACCTGCCGGACCTCCTGTCGCCCATGGCACCGCTCTTCGTCTCCGTGAGCCTTGCGACCGAGGGGCTGACAACAGGGCTGATGCAGATCCTGCCCGAGCGGGATTTCTTCTGGTGCCGACACCGCTTCCTCTGCTTTGAAAAGCCGGCTATCCAGACGTAG
- a CDS encoding class I SAM-dependent methyltransferase, producing MEIPFVFTMHEGLPRQGPGSNACTRKAFSMLTNLPARPEILDIGCGSGMQTIELARTCPSCRITATDIHQPFLADLVRRAASAGLGDRITTVRASMDDLPFSDASFNVLWAEGSIFIVGFKEGLLSWRRLLRPGGYLCLTESVWFTEDPSPEAAAFWNDCYPAITTVAANRAIAEDAGYKVVATFPLPASAWWENYYVPVLKRIDDLRPKVTGNPEAKAQIEFAEREIAVYREHGNEYGYEFFILRKEE from the coding sequence ATGGAGATACCTTTTGTCTTCACCATGCACGAGGGCCTGCCCCGTCAGGGACCGGGGAGCAATGCGTGCACAAGAAAGGCCTTCTCGATGCTTACCAATCTTCCCGCCCGGCCGGAGATCCTGGATATCGGGTGCGGATCGGGGATGCAAACCATCGAACTTGCCCGGACCTGCCCCAGTTGTCGTATCACCGCCACTGATATCCACCAGCCGTTCCTTGCTGACCTCGTCCGGCGGGCGGCATCGGCGGGGTTGGGGGACCGTATCACCACCGTCCGCGCCTCGATGGACGATCTGCCGTTCTCTGATGCGTCGTTCAACGTCCTCTGGGCGGAAGGCTCGATCTTCATTGTAGGGTTTAAGGAGGGACTTCTCTCGTGGCGGCGGCTCCTCCGTCCCGGCGGCTACCTCTGCCTCACTGAATCGGTCTGGTTTACTGAAGATCCCTCACCGGAGGCGGCGGCGTTCTGGAACGACTGCTACCCGGCGATAACGACGGTCGCGGCAAACCGTGCGATCGCCGAGGACGCCGGTTACAAGGTCGTCGCGACCTTCCCGCTCCCTGCATCTGCATGGTGGGAGAATTACTATGTACCGGTCCTCAAGCGGATAGATGACCTGCGGCCGAAAGTCACCGGAAATCCAGAGGCGAAGGCGCAGATTGAGTTCGCCGAGCGGGAGATCGCCGTCTACCGGGAGCACGGGAACGAGTACGGCTACGAGTTCTTCATCCTCCGGAAGGAGGAGTGA
- a CDS encoding alpha/beta fold hydrolase encodes MPYITVGKENSGPIDLYYEDHGSGKPVVLIHGWPLSSKSWEKQVPVLVDAGYRVIAYDRRGFGNSAKPTFGYDYDTLAEDLHRLMTELDLDDATLVGFSMGGGEVARYLGTYGSDRVEKAVFISAIPPFLLKTADNPEGIEGSVFDGLMESIAADRPAFLSRFFSDFYNVDVFMGDRVSDEVVRLSWNIAATASPVGTLDCVSGWLTDFRSDLESIDVPALVIHGDADRIVPFLASGKRIPGLVKESRLVVIEGGPHGITWTHPEVVNRELLDFLEQRVEPLQPVTGLS; translated from the coding sequence ATGCCGTACATCACCGTCGGTAAAGAAAACTCAGGCCCTATCGACCTCTACTACGAGGACCATGGTTCGGGCAAACCTGTCGTCCTGATCCACGGCTGGCCGCTCTCGAGCAAGTCCTGGGAAAAGCAGGTGCCGGTGCTGGTTGATGCGGGCTACCGCGTCATCGCCTACGACCGCAGGGGGTTCGGCAACTCCGCCAAACCGACCTTCGGCTATGACTACGACACCCTGGCCGAAGACCTGCACAGACTCATGACGGAACTCGATCTTGATGACGCAACGCTCGTCGGATTCTCGATGGGCGGCGGCGAGGTCGCCCGTTACCTAGGGACATACGGGAGCGACCGCGTGGAGAAAGCCGTCTTCATATCCGCGATCCCGCCGTTCCTCTTGAAGACGGCCGATAACCCCGAGGGCATCGAGGGCAGCGTCTTTGACGGGCTCATGGAGAGCATCGCCGCCGACCGTCCGGCCTTCCTCTCCAGGTTCTTTTCGGACTTTTACAACGTCGACGTCTTTATGGGCGACCGCGTGAGCGACGAGGTCGTCCGCCTCAGCTGGAACATCGCGGCCACCGCTTCCCCTGTGGGCACGCTCGACTGCGTCTCTGGGTGGCTGACCGACTTCCGTAGCGATCTTGAGAGTATCGACGTCCCGGCCCTCGTGATCCACGGCGACGCCGACCGGATCGTCCCCTTCCTCGCCTCGGGCAAGCGGATCCCGGGGCTCGTCAAAGAGAGCCGTCTTGTGGTGATCGAGGGCGGGCCGCACGGGATCACCTGGACACACCCCGAGGTGGTCAACCGCGAGCTGCTGGACTTCCTCGAGCAGCGGGTCGAGCCGTTGCAGCCGGTTACCGGGCTCTCCTGA